From a region of the Triticum aestivum cultivar Chinese Spring chromosome 7D, IWGSC CS RefSeq v2.1, whole genome shotgun sequence genome:
- the LOC123166385 gene encoding 60S ribosomal protein L31 codes for MADKKGGAPRKEEVVTREYTVNLHKRLHGCTFKKKAPNAIKELRKFAQKAMGTTDVRIDVKLNKLIWSSGIRSVPRRVRVRIARRRNDEEDAKEELYSLVTVAEVPAEGLKGLGTKVVDDTE; via the exons ATGGCGGACAAGAAGGGCGGAGCGCCGAGGAAGGAGGAGGTCGTCACGAGGGAGTACACCGTCAACCTCCACAAGCGCCTCCATGGCTG TACCTTCAAGAAGAAGGCACCTAATGCCATCAAAGAGCTCAGGAAGTTTGCACAGAAGGCTATGGGCACGACAGACGTCAGGATCGACGTGAAGCTCAACAAGCTCATCTGGAGCAGTGGGATCAGAAGCGTGCCCCGTAGGGTTCGCGTGAGGATTGCCCGCAGGAGGAACGATGAGGAGGACGCCAAGGAGGAGCTCTACTCACTCGTCACCGTTGCCGAGGTGCCTGCTGAGGGTTTGAAGGGGCTGGGAACCAAGGTCGTCGATGACACTGAGTAG